Proteins encoded within one genomic window of Chrysiogenia bacterium:
- a CDS encoding TetR/AcrR family transcriptional regulator: MNAAVQQKTKGERTQSAILDAAEEIFAKRGFAATRMADIAEAVGIQRASLVYHFKGKEELYSAVLTQVFGDLSEQVRVAYESGGPLLRRIEACVNAWIDFAVRRPTLARLVLREITDADPEPSPEVRAVVAPIYELMFRARSEGEKLIARDVDFLDVMQFASFVFGSTVFFLIGVPVVVPAGMKLKIDKAHIERHRRMVLEMTRWFLTQGGLPDAPRLVD; encoded by the coding sequence ATGAATGCTGCCGTTCAGCAAAAAACCAAGGGAGAGCGCACCCAGAGTGCGATTCTGGACGCAGCGGAGGAAATCTTCGCGAAGCGGGGCTTTGCCGCGACCCGGATGGCCGACATCGCCGAGGCGGTGGGAATCCAGCGGGCTTCGCTGGTCTACCACTTCAAGGGCAAGGAAGAGCTCTACTCGGCCGTGCTCACGCAGGTCTTCGGCGATCTCTCCGAGCAGGTGCGTGTTGCCTACGAATCGGGCGGCCCGCTTCTTCGCCGCATCGAGGCCTGCGTCAATGCATGGATCGACTTCGCAGTGCGGCGCCCGACGCTGGCGCGCCTGGTGCTTCGCGAGATCACCGACGCCGATCCCGAACCCAGCCCCGAGGTGCGCGCCGTTGTGGCGCCGATCTACGAACTCATGTTTCGCGCGCGCAGCGAGGGCGAAAAGCTCATCGCCCGCGACGTGGACTTCCTCGACGTCATGCAGTTCGCATCTTTTGTGTTCGGCTCCACAGTGTTCTTCCTGATCGGCGTGCCGGTGGTGGTGCCGGCGGGAATGAAGCTCAAGATCGACAAGGCCCACATCGAGCGTCACCGCCGGATGGTGCTGGAGATGACGCGCTGGTTCCTGACCCAGGGCGGCCTGCCCGATGCGCCGCGCCTGGTAGACTGA